ttgaagaaggaTTCTGGTGGCAGTATCTATGGGGAACTGTCGTCTTGGTTCTATGCACTACAATATGCTTGGCCGGGAGCTCCATGTTCGCGAGGGCTAGTAACGGACTACTAGTCATTCTACTGGTGGCGACATTCAGCATCCCACTTTCCGTGATTGCCATGAAACCTTTCAGTAATCCCGAGTTGAACATTGAATTCACTGGCATTCGGCTGCAGACATTAATGGACAACCTGAAGCCTAGACTCACCAAGGGTGCCGCTGGTAGCCAAATCAACGGACGAGAGAATTTCCAGGACCTCTTCGGAATCTTGTTCCCTGCTACAGGCGGAATATTTGCCGGTGCCAGCATGTCGGGTGACTTGAAAAACCCTAGCAAATCGATACCAAAGGGGACGCTTTATGGACTGGCACTGACTTTCGTCACTTACACACTTGTGATCCTGGCAATGGCTGCCTCAATAACCAGAGAGTCGTTCTACAAAAATACCAGCGTCCTTCAGCTGGTCAATATTTCCGGTGTCGTTATCCTGCTGGGGGAGTTTGCAACgtcgttcttctcctccttgatGGGAGTCATTGGTTCTGCGAAACTCCTCCAGGCCATTGCGCGCGACAGTCTTCTTCCTGGGCTGAGTCTTCTCGGCAAAGGCAGCAAGAAGAGTGACGACCCAGTGTACGCTATAATTTTGACTTTTGTATTCGCACAGCTTACAATGCTTTTCGATATCAACCAAATCGCATCCTTTGTTACCATGACGTACCTGATGACATTTTTGGTTACGAATTTAGCGTGCTTTCTCCTCAAGATTGGCTCCGCACCCAATTTTCGACCGTCTTTCCACTACTTCAACTGGCAGACTGCGGCAGCCGGAACTTTGGTGTGCGGTGCCAGCATGTTCTTTGTGGATGGACTCTATGCCACCGGCTGTGTTGGCATTCTCATTGTGCTCTTCTGCTGATTCATTACTCCTCGCCTCCAAAGTCATGGGGAGATGTTAGCCAAAGCTTGATCTACCACCAGGTGCGCAAGTATTTGCTTCGCCTTCGCCAGGAACATGTCAAATTCTGGCGTCCTCAGATTCTGCTTTTCGTGACCAATCTTGATGAACAGTACAAGATGGTCTCTTTCTGCAACTCACTGAAGAAAGGAGCGTTGTTTGTGCTGGGCCACGTGCTTGTGACGGATGACTTCTCTGCCGCAGTGCCAGAGGCTCGTCGTCAGCAAAGTGCATGGACAAAGTTGGTTGAGTACTCTCGAGTCAAGGCCTTTGTCAACATTGCCGTGGCTCCGAGTATCGAGTGGGGCGTCAGAAATGTCGTTCTGAATTCCGGACTCGGAGGGATGAGGCCCAACATTGTAGTTATCGATCAGTTTCGGAAAGGTCAATCGCTTGGTGAAGTCTTGCAACTTCCCGGTCACAGAAAAGACTCTACGAACAGCAAACGCTACTCTCACGAGACGCATGGCGAGTCACTCGAAAATGGGACGCACGGTCTTTCTAGGAGCTGTTCTatgagctgcagaagctaTGTGACTATACTCGaggatcttctcttcaagctCCGCATTAATGTTGCCGTGGCCAAAGGATTCGAAGATCTCGAGCTTCCGAGTCCGGATGGACAGCATACGAAGAAGTATATCGATCTGTGGCCTATTCAGATGTCGGCCGAGCTTGGCGCAGACACCGAAAGCAAACAAAATGTCCTCACGACTAACTTTGATACATACACCCTCATCCTTCAGCTAGGATGCATTCTAAACACAGTTCCCTCGTGGAAGAAGACGTACAGGCTTCGGGTGGCGGTATTTGTGGAATACGAGACCGACGTTGAAGACGAGCGCCGAAGGGTTGAAGCTCTGCTTGAGAAACTTCGAATCGAGGCGGAAGTCCTAGTCTTCTGGCTTGCATGTGGCGACTTGGAAGCGTATCGCATCATTGTCAACGGTGACATGAGCCCGGATACCAAGGAAGCCCAGGACCGTGTTCACGCTGTGCTGGAGCAGGAAGACTGGTGGCAGGAGCTACGGCAGTTCCGCAGTAACTCGAAAGATTTCCAGGGGACATCGGGCCACTTAAGCGTCGGGAGCTTACCGGAAAGAATGTCCAGCTGGAGTGGGCCATGGGGCCACGAAATGACAAGGTCGCAGAGTCAAATGGCTGGTGGACTGAGGAAATTCATCCAGTCCCGGCGGCGGCGATCTATATCGAGTTTCAAAGGGTTTGGAGGGGTCAGCCTAGGCATGAAGACGCATCGCCTACTTGACTCGCTAGTTGACTACGATAGCAGTGCAAGCGAGAGTAGCAGTGATAGCGAATTTGAGCCGTACGCtagtgacgatgatggcggagaagagggaacACTGGAGACTGATGGCCATAATTCACAGAGTCATGAAGCCGTGACTTCGCCTATAACGGATCAAATGTCACCCCAGGAGATTACAGTCGGGCAGGATcttccatccatcatcactaCGGGTGAAGAGGCATCTCCTAAGAGTAAAGTTGGGCTTACCCAGCCACCCATCAGCCGCTCACCATCTACCAACCGGTTCTCTTCCTCACCCATACCTGAAGCAAGAGTCAGCTCAGAGGAAACCGCAGGCCCGTCCATCATGTTTGCGCCAAGCTCATCGCCTCCGCGCTTCCCGAACCGGTTGGAATCAATCTACACCCGACGTTCCTCCTCCGGGGCCAGAAGTGCTTCGGGATATCCCAAGCAGGCGTCTGTTCCTCTGTCATTCGACGATCTTCCGAGTCGTGCGCAGCACCTGATCCTTAACGAACTGATGGCCCGGCAAAGCAGTCAGACGGCCGTCATCTTCACAACCCTGCCTTCCCCGTCCGAGGGTACCGCGGGAAGTGAGGAGACAAGCGAATCTTACTTGCGTGACTTGGAGGTTCTGTGGCAAGGACTGCCACCCTGCCTGTTGGTCCACAGTAATAGTATGACCGTGACGATGAACCTGTGATGATCTATTGGATTTCTCGTGATGATGCTTTTGAAGCGCTGCACATATACTTGGCAACACGATTCGATCAATACAGCTAGCACAATAACATAGATTCTAATCGACTAAGGCGACTGGTTTGTCAGACCTCTTCCAATAACTAtttactattattatcttGACTGGACCGAAAGGGCTTAGAAGAGAGGGAGGCAGGGTGTCAGCACACCTGAAGGACGAGGTGTGTTTTTGGTCTCGTAAGCTTAGTGTAATCACATTACACATGCATGTCAGCA
The Aspergillus fumigatus Af293 chromosome 4, whole genome shotgun sequence DNA segment above includes these coding regions:
- a CDS encoding putative cation chloride cotransporter, with protein sequence MSRRRPNFSTRTAEEDVSRLEPTDSAQASPEANSRFLDWRTTVSSRPFEPLNASSPRSDNQRHPSSTGLFSSVSRWWHRRESGRQDSGPDNVAANVSHSTGPRREDSSPHKKEKYASAHRASEAAYKLGTFSGVFVPTTLNVLSILMFLRFGFVLGQAGLLGMLGLLVASYTINLVTTMSLSAIATNGTVRGGGAYYLISRSLGPEFGGSIGIVFYLGYVLNTGMNAVGLVDCFTQNFGTESGNWANFLEEGFWWQYLWGTVVLVLCTTICLAGSSMFARASNGLLVILLVATFSIPLSVIAMKPFSNPELNIEFTGIRLQTLMDNLKPRLTKGAAGSQINGRENFQDLFGILFPATGGIFAGASMSGDLKNPSKSIPKGTLYGLALTFVTYTLVILAMAASITRESFYKNTSVLQLVNISGVVILLGEFATSFFSSLMGVIGSAKLLQAIARDSLLPGLSLLGKGSKKSDDPVYAIILTFVFAQLTMLFDINQIASFVTMTYLMTFLVTNLACFLLKIGSAPNFRPSFHYFNWQTAAAGTLVCGASMFFVDGLYATGCVGILISWGDVSQSLIYHQVRKYLLRLRQEHVKFWRPQILLFVTNLDEQYKMVSFCNSLKKGALFVLGHVLVTDDFSAAVPEARRQQSAWTKLVEYSRVKAFVNIAVAPSIEWGVRNVVLNSGLGGMRPNIVVIDQFRKGQSLGEVLQLPGHRKDSTNSKRYSHETHGESLENGTHGLSRSCSMSCRSYVTILEDLLFKLRINVAVAKGFEDLELPSPDGQHTKKYIDLWPIQMSAELGADTESKQNVLTTNFDTYTLILQLGCILNTVPSWKKTYRLRVAVFVEYETDVEDERRRVEALLEKLRIEAEVLVFWLACGDLEAYRIIVNGDMSPDTKEAQDRVHAVLEQEDWWQELRQFRSNSKDFQGTSGHLSVGSLPERMSSWSGPWGHEMTRSQSQMAGGLRKFIQSRRRRSISSFKGFGGVSLGMKTHRLLDSLVDYDSSASESSSDSEFEPYASDDDGGEEGTLETDGHNSQSHEAVTSPITDQMSPQEITVGQDLPSIITTGEEASPKSKVGLTQPPISRSPSTNRFSSSPIPEARVSSEETAGPSIMFAPSSSPPRFPNRLESIYTRRSSSGARSASGYPKQASVPLSFDDLPSRAQHLILNELMARQSSQTAVIFTTLPSPSEGTAGSEETSESYLRDLEVLWQGLPPCLLVHSNSMTVTMNL